A genomic stretch from Glaciecola nitratireducens FR1064 includes:
- a CDS encoding sugar transferase, producing MIRAFDLIFSLLGLVLSSPVLLIIFVIGLFDTGSPIFKQERVGRDQKPFILIKFRTMKLNTISVATHLASTASITPLGSFLRRTKLDELPQLWNVLIGEMSLVGPRPGLYNQEELTKARSARNVYAIRPGITGLAQVNSIDMSTPELLAKTDKDMIDNFTIKNYFKYVMLTVLGRGSGDRMK from the coding sequence ATGATACGTGCATTCGACTTAATATTCTCTTTGCTCGGACTGGTACTAAGCTCTCCTGTTTTACTCATAATATTCGTTATAGGTTTATTCGATACAGGTTCCCCTATATTCAAACAAGAGCGAGTTGGACGAGATCAAAAACCGTTCATTTTGATTAAGTTTAGAACGATGAAACTAAACACTATTTCGGTTGCGACGCACTTGGCAAGCACTGCCTCGATAACCCCTCTAGGAAGCTTTTTACGCAGAACAAAACTAGATGAACTGCCGCAGCTGTGGAATGTGCTAATCGGAGAAATGAGTCTAGTGGGGCCTCGACCTGGTTTATATAATCAAGAGGAGTTAACTAAAGCTCGCAGTGCAAGAAATGTTTATGCAATTCGCCCTGGTATCACTGGACTTGCACAGGTAAACAGTATTGATATGTCAACGCCCGAACTATTAGCTAAAACTGATAAAGATATGATTGATAACTTTACAATAAAAAATTACTTTAAATACGTAATGCTAACAGTTTTAGGCAGAGGAAGTGGTGATAGAATGAAGTAA
- a CDS encoding NAD-dependent epimerase/dehydratase family protein: MIAITGYSGFVGRHLLANLSEYECLLLGRNDTDDGHRFCEFDLNAINKAVLFESLKSVKTVIHLAARVHVMNGSASKTLHEFKTMNTKATLEIATQAAAAGAKRFIFLSSIKVNGERTSNNRPFCAQDKPAPEDAYAISKAEAEDQLIELGKQTGLEIVIIRAPLVYGEGVKANFASLMKLVARGLPLPFGLIKYNQRSLVSVYNLINLITLCIEHPKAVNQVFLVSDDSDLSTAQMVSLMARAQGKRSLALPVPQWCFALVGKLINKNDLVERLTGSLQVDISHTKNTLDWKPPHTVEEGFSLAAKQRVGS, translated from the coding sequence CAGGATACTCAGGTTTTGTAGGTCGGCACTTGCTTGCCAATTTAAGCGAATATGAATGCTTGCTGCTAGGACGAAACGATACTGATGACGGTCATCGCTTTTGTGAATTCGATTTAAACGCGATTAATAAAGCCGTTTTGTTTGAATCTTTAAAATCAGTGAAAACAGTAATCCATTTAGCTGCCCGTGTGCATGTAATGAATGGTTCAGCGAGCAAAACACTACACGAATTTAAAACGATGAATACGAAAGCCACTTTGGAAATTGCAACCCAAGCTGCTGCAGCTGGAGCCAAACGCTTCATATTTTTGAGCTCAATTAAAGTAAATGGGGAAAGAACATCGAATAATCGTCCTTTTTGCGCTCAAGACAAGCCTGCTCCAGAAGATGCATATGCAATATCAAAAGCTGAGGCTGAAGATCAACTAATAGAGCTGGGTAAGCAAACAGGTTTAGAAATTGTTATAATTCGTGCTCCGCTTGTATATGGAGAAGGCGTAAAAGCAAATTTTGCATCGCTGATGAAATTGGTTGCCCGAGGCTTACCTCTTCCATTTGGGTTAATTAAGTATAACCAGCGTAGTCTCGTGTCTGTCTACAATTTAATTAACTTAATCACCCTCTGTATTGAGCATCCTAAAGCAGTGAATCAAGTGTTCTTGGTTTCTGATGATAGTGATTTATCAACTGCCCAAATGGTTTCACTAATGGCTCGAGCGCAAGGTAAGAGGAGTCTTGCCTTACCTGTCCCACAATGGTGCTTTGCACTAGTGGGCAAACTCATAAACAAAAATGACCTCGTTGAGCGGCTTACAGGTTCGCTTCAAGTCGATATTTCGCATACAAAAAACACGCTTGATTGGAAACCACCCCACACGGTAGAAGAGGGTTTCAGCCTTGCTGCAAAACAAAGGGTAGGCTCATAA
- a CDS encoding polysaccharide biosynthesis protein has product MVSQMLSRVLNSKRKTKRIITLSVDSLFIICSFWASLVIRLDNLSGFSNASYWLILCGLLPVSLIIFIKLGLYRAVLRYMSSQAVWAVVAGTMLSTAALVLIAFFSSTAVPRTMPLIYCALILLSVGGARLLVRALVTQFTGLNKLPVVIYGAGSAGRQLATGIATGLEFYVSAFIDDDKSKHGSVIQGVPVISLFELKSLVEAGKATKVLLALPSASRSERNRVINSLEKYQVQVQTIPGIKDVIEGNINPAEFVDVEIEDLLGREPVIPLPQLMAQNITAKNVMVSGAGGSIGAELCRQIIKFKPTTLVLLELSEFALYEIEKELSEYITKNGLKIKLYPLLGSVQHINRVENVMRAFNINTIYHAAAYKHVPLVEHNVVEGIRNNVFGTYYAARAAINAGAETFVLVSTDKAVRPTSVMGASKRMAELVLQALSQASFNKNTRFCMVRFGNVLGSSGSVLPLFRRQIKEGGPITLTHEDITRYFMTNSEAAQLVIQAGAMGKGGDVFVLDMGDSVKIKDLAEKLIRLSGLEIKDDSNPNGDISIEYTGLRPGEKLFEELLIGDNVHDTFHERIMTANEAMLTWQDLEPMLDELEQMCHNFDHEGIREILLNAPTGFNPSDGICDLVWLARNPVESQTQSAEVINLRRTKDRIN; this is encoded by the coding sequence ATGGTCTCACAAATGCTTAGTAGAGTTTTAAATTCAAAAAGGAAAACAAAAAGAATTATTACTTTATCAGTGGACTCGCTATTTATAATATGCTCGTTCTGGGCCTCACTGGTAATCCGCTTGGACAATCTGTCTGGGTTTTCTAATGCTAGCTATTGGTTGATACTCTGCGGATTATTGCCAGTCAGCCTTATAATATTTATAAAGTTAGGTCTATATCGTGCTGTACTTCGATATATGAGTTCTCAGGCCGTTTGGGCTGTCGTAGCTGGAACAATGTTATCTACCGCAGCATTGGTACTTATAGCGTTTTTCTCGTCAACGGCAGTTCCTAGAACAATGCCTTTAATATACTGTGCCCTTATTTTGTTGTCAGTTGGCGGCGCTAGACTGTTGGTCAGAGCTCTAGTGACCCAGTTTACCGGTTTAAATAAGCTTCCGGTAGTTATATACGGTGCAGGGTCAGCAGGCCGTCAGTTGGCGACAGGTATTGCCACAGGATTAGAGTTCTATGTTTCTGCATTTATCGACGATGATAAGAGCAAACATGGTTCTGTCATCCAGGGTGTTCCAGTAATATCACTCTTTGAATTGAAATCACTTGTAGAAGCTGGGAAAGCGACCAAAGTTTTACTAGCGTTGCCGAGCGCCAGTCGTTCTGAACGAAACCGCGTTATTAATTCTTTGGAAAAATATCAAGTTCAAGTTCAAACAATCCCGGGCATAAAAGATGTCATAGAGGGAAATATTAACCCAGCAGAATTCGTTGACGTTGAAATTGAGGACTTACTAGGACGCGAACCGGTGATTCCTCTACCACAGTTAATGGCGCAAAATATTACCGCTAAAAACGTTATGGTGAGTGGGGCTGGCGGGTCAATTGGTGCTGAATTGTGTCGTCAAATTATTAAGTTCAAACCTACTACACTAGTGCTCCTTGAGCTATCTGAATTTGCTTTGTATGAAATCGAAAAAGAGCTCAGCGAATATATAACTAAAAATGGGCTGAAAATTAAGCTTTATCCACTTCTAGGTTCGGTGCAGCACATCAATCGCGTCGAAAACGTGATGAGAGCTTTCAATATCAATACCATTTACCACGCAGCGGCATACAAGCATGTTCCATTGGTTGAACACAACGTCGTTGAAGGAATAAGAAACAATGTATTTGGCACATACTATGCTGCTAGAGCAGCAATCAATGCGGGAGCAGAAACTTTTGTGCTTGTTTCTACCGATAAAGCGGTACGTCCAACCAGCGTCATGGGCGCTTCGAAACGAATGGCTGAATTAGTCTTACAGGCGTTATCGCAGGCATCATTCAATAAAAACACTAGATTTTGCATGGTCCGCTTCGGCAACGTGCTGGGCTCATCAGGATCTGTATTACCGCTATTTAGACGTCAGATTAAGGAAGGTGGACCTATAACCCTTACACATGAAGACATTACCAGATACTTCATGACAAATTCAGAGGCTGCGCAGCTTGTTATTCAAGCTGGTGCTATGGGTAAAGGTGGTGATGTTTTTGTGTTGGACATGGGTGATTCCGTAAAAATAAAAGACCTAGCTGAAAAGTTGATCCGTTTGTCTGGACTAGAAATTAAAGACGACTCGAACCCGAATGGTGACATTTCAATCGAATATACAGGACTTCGTCCAGGCGAAAAGCTATTTGAAGAACTGCTGATTGGCGACAATGTTCACGACACTTTTCATGAGCGTATCATGACGGCAAATGAAGCTATGTTGACTTGGCAAGACTTGGAGCCGATGCTTGATGAGTTGGAACAAATGTGCCATAACTTTGACCACGAAGGTATCAGAGAAATATTACTAAACGCCCCTACTGGTTTTAATCCTTCTGATGGTATTTGTGATTTAGTATGGCTTGCACGAAATCCAGTCGAGTCTCAAACTCAATCTGCTGAAGTGATAAACTTGCGAAGAACGAAGGATCGTATTAATTAA